GGGGGCTCTGGAGGCATCTGATCCCCCCTGTGCATAGGGTCCCTTCCCTTTTAACCCCAAGCCAGTGGAAGACATCTTCTTCCCATCCAGGATGTGGACACCATCTACCATCGCCAGGGCTGCCGCAACTTCAGCCTGTGTGACTTCAGCCATCTGGGCAGTCGGTTTGTGGCCTGCCAGGGGCGGGAAGGGAGGACCCACATTCCCGAGCTGTGGCCTCTCCACGGAGGGGGATGTTGGGCCGAGGATCCGGCTGGAGGGCCCTGaattctgcccctgccccttctcctacCCAGGGACCTGGCCTTGAGTGTGGCCGCCCTGTCCTACAACCTGTGGTTCCAGTGCCTCTCCTGTGTGGACATGAAGCTGGTGAGAAtataggggaggggaggggcccagggtggggggcCCAGGGTGCAGCTCACTGAGCCCCCACTCTGGTTCTCAGAGCCTTGAGGTCTCAGAGCAGATTCTGCACATGATGAGTCAGTCGTCCCACCTGGAGGAGCTAGTGCTAGAGAACTGTGGCCTGAGGGGGTAAGGGGGACAGGGTAGGGCTTGGGGTCAGGAGTCTGGGAGCTTGGGATGGGGAGGCTTGTGGCTGGGGAGGAGATGGGAATCCAGGGTCAGAGTTTCACGCCTAGGGTCTGGTCCCCAGAGACTTTGTCCGGCGACTGGCCCAGGCACTGGCAGGGCACTCAAGCTCTGCCCTCCGAGAGCTTAGCCTCACGGGGAACCTGCTGGATGACCGAGGTACGGCTGAACCTAGGGAACCCCAGGGAGCGGGTGCTGGAGGAGGTGACAGCCACACAGCCACCCCCATTCCCTAGGGATGATTGCTCTCAGCAGACACCTAGAGCATCGACCTGGAGCCCTTAGGAGACTCTGCCTAGCCCAGACCGGGTTAACTCCTCGAGGTAGGTGAGGTaggcagggggcggggtgggggtggatctCCCTGATTGGTGAGCCACTCCCTCCTCCGCCACCAGGAATGAGGTCTCTGGGCCGGGCACTGGCTTCCAATGTGGCCTTTGACACTGCCCTAACCCACCTGGACCTTTCCGGGAACCCTGGGGCGCTGGGGGCCTCGGAGGACAATGGGGTAAGTGGTTGTCTTTAGAGGCAATGATTGTGGGCAGTGGGATGTCAGGGTGCTCTTGGTGATGTGAGCCCTGACTTCCTCCACCGCCATCCTCCCATCAGGGCCTGTATAGTTTCCTGAGCCGTCCTAATGTTCTGACGTTCCTGAATCTTGCGGGCACCGACACCGCCCTGGACACTGTGAGAGGGTGGTCCGTGGGGGGGGATCATCTGTAGGGCCGGTGGCCGGGCCCGAGGCCTGAGGGTAGACCGGGGTTTTGAGTGGGGCCGGGTCTCGGTCCTCCGTCGGTGTAGCCCACACCCTCCTCCCGCAGCTCTTCGCAGCACTGGCCCGCGGCTGCTGCGCCAGCCTCAGCCACCTGGACGCCTCGAGGAACGTCTTCTCCCGCACGTAAGGGGGGCGGGTCCGGGCGTTGGGTGGGGGGAGACTGCCGGGAGCCGCCCTCCTGCGCCCGGAAGCCCACTCCTCCCGCTCGCCCACCCCAGGAAGTCCCGCGCTGCGCCCGCCGCGCTGCAACTGTTTCTCAGCCGCGCGGGGACGCTTCGGCACCTGGGCCTGGCCGGCTGCAAGCTGCCGCCCGACGCGCTCAGGTCAGTGTCGCTGCTCATGGCCACGCCCCCCACGAGTACGTGTGCGGCCACCACTCAGGCCGGGGCCCCCAGAGCTTCACCCTGCTCCTGACGCCCCCACGACCTGCCGGCGTCTTGGTCCTTCGGTCTTGGTATTCGTTCGCGCCGTGGGAACCCCTTTCCCAGCTCCCGCCACTCCCTGTGACATCCCCTCCCAGGGCCCTTCTGGAAGGCCTCGCGCTCAACACTCACACGAGCGACCTGCACCTGGACCTCAGCGCTTGCGAGGTGAGCGCCGGCCCGAGACGTGAGCTGGCAATGGGTCCACGCGCCGAACGGGACTTCGAGGCGCAAGCGCCGGCCATCGGGCGCCTAAGTCTCGGCACCTGCAGCCCATTGGTCTGAACGTGCCTCACCTTCCACCCTCAGCTGCGCTCCGCGGGCGCTCAGGTGATACAAGACTTAGTGTGTGATGCTGGCGCAGTGAGCTCCCTGGATCTGGCGGATAATGGTGAGGCCGCCCCGaaacccaccctccccccactgcccaccCAGCTCCCACTCCATGCCCACCCTTTCAGCCTCTCCTGATGCGTGACCGGAGCCACCCCTAGGTTTCGGCTCAGACATGGTGACTCTGGTGCTGGCCATCGGAAGGAGTCGGTCCCTGAGACATGTGGCACTTGGAAGGAACTTCAACGTCCGGTGCAAGTGAGCCCCTATCCCACTCCCTCCCGGACCTCAGACAGCACCCCACCACCCGCCACCTACCCAGGTCCTTCAAAACCTTGGCCCCTGCCCCACAGGGAGACCCTGGACGACGTCCTGCACCGGATTGTCCAGCTCGTGCAGGATGACGACTGTGTGAGTTCTTGGGACCATGAGGGAGCCTTCGGCAATAGACAGGCCCCTGTGATTCCTGCTCTGTCAGACCCTGGAACTTGCTCTGCTTGCTGACCGTCCATTCCAAACCCAAATCGCGctttccactcccctcccccagcccttgcaGTCTCTGTCCGTGGCGGAGTCACGGCTGAAGATGGCTTCCAGCGTCCTGCTTCGGGCCCTGGGTACCAATCCTAACCTGATGGCGCTGGATATCAGCGGCAACGCCATGGGGGACACTGGCGCCAAAATGCTGGCCAAGGCACTTCGGGTCAACACAAGGCTCCGGTGGGCGGGgtcagagggggaggagggcgtGGCCGGGGGTGCTTGCTTACTGGACTAAGGGGCAGCCGAATGTGGAGGGGCAAATGCTGGGGACCGGGGCGCGAGGTGAATGGACAAGCCAGCGGGGTTGGGTGGAGCCTTGTGGAGCTCCGCCCTTGATTGAAGTCCCGCCTGGCCCAGGTCAGTTGTCTGGGACCGAAACCACACGTCTGCTCTGGGCCTGATGGACGTGGCAGAGGCCCTGGAGCAGAACCGCAGCTTAAAGGCCATGCCTCTGCCGCTGAACGACATGGCCCAGGCACATCGCAGCCGCCCGGAGCTGACCGCACGTGCAGTGCATCAGGTTGGGTTCCTCACTCCTCCCCGCCCTTCTCTGTGCCGTGGCCCCGCCTCCTACCACTTCTCTATATCCCTTATGCGCAGATCCAAGCCTGTCTTTTGAGGAATAACCGTGCGGACCATGCCTCTTCCGACCGCACCTCCCGTCTGCAGCCACCGGGGCTGGTCTCAGACCCCTCAGAGCAGGTTAGTGTCCCCTCCCTCAACCTTGAGTAGGTACAGAAGATAGGGGATGGGAAGAACTGTGGTGCCTGGAATcgccatgagtttgagcctctGACTTTCTTGGGGCTAGAGTGCCTGCATTTGATCTCCAGGACAAGTCCCTCTTTTTGGTAGCTCCCCCAAATAACACCCCTGGATacctttttaaagcatttaaatagACTGTCCTGTTCAAGATGGGAGGTATTTAAAAATCCTCCCTcaacttcccccaacccccagatgCTTGTCGCCCAACTGTGACTTCCCTTTCATAGGACTCTCCTCTGCACTGACCTCTGCTGGAGCTGAACCCAGCAACGCTTTTTCTGGCCATAATCTCCCTCTACTACCCTGCCTTTGTGAAATGTTCCCACCTATCCATTCCCAAATCCCACTTCTTTCTCAGGCTTTAAAGCTGAGGCATCTTGACCCAGACATCCTGTGGGGGCTCCACATTCTGTACACCTTCAAgtgacctcatcacctcccacAAACTCTTCTCTCTACCCTAGAACCCATTCCTACTGGTGCTCATACACACCAAGTGTTGTGGCCAGAAGTTTGGGCCAGGTCTCTCCTGGCCACACTAGAACCCCACAGACTGACTTGGTCCTATCTCGGCTAACTGTCAAACACACTGCTCCTCGCTCCCACCCCAAATATCTGTTGCTTCCCTGGTCCTTAGTCCATGGCTCCTCACTCCCATTTCTGCCCCCCTCAGTCTGTCCTCTACATGGCTAGTGAGCAGACTGAGCTTCTAAAACATAGAAAAGACTAACAGCTCCttattttcctattctggacaCTTAGGAAGTGTATATAAAGTCCCTAAAATGATCCAAAGGGGACACTTCATGCCCTCCTTGAACAGATAGGGTTCCTGAATGGCTGGCCTGATAGTACTGGCTTCAGGACCTCACCCACCCTGATGGAGACCCTGGACAGGAAGCAGTCAGAGTCTGGGAGGCTGGAGGGAGCTAGGATGGCACTGATTCTTGATGCacacctccccccatcccccaggaAGTGAATGAGCTGTGTCAGTCAGTGCAGGAACATGTGGAACTACTGGGCTGTGGGGCTGGGCCTCAGGGCGAAGCTGCTGTGCACCAGGCGGAGGATGCCATCCAAAATGCCAACTTCTCTCTCAGTGTGAGCACCCCTTCCCCACCGCTGCTGCAAGGACCCTTTCCCTCTTAATCGAGTGTCACCTTGCAACTCCTTCTCTTGCTTGGCTTCCAGATTCTCCCAATTCTGTATGAGGCTGGAAGCTCCCCAAGTCATCAGTGGCAGCTGCGGCAGAAGCTAGAAGGCCTCCTAGGACAAGTGGGTGAGGTCTGCCGCAAGGATATTCAGGTAAGATATTACCCTTGCCCCAGCCCCAGGTTATACAAGCTTAACCCCTATCTCATAGGTTTGGCTGTGATATCCCTTGTGTCAATGTTCTGTGGGGTTTGGAGCCTCAGACCACACTCTCCATGCTCTGGTCTTTGCCCAGGACTTCACTCAGGCCACACTGGACACAACAAGGAGCCTCTGCCCACAGATGCTGCAGGGACCCAAGTGGAGGGAGCAGCTAGAGGGAGTTCTGGTGGGTTCAAGGGGCCTCCCAGAGCTGCTCCCAGAACACCTGCTACAAGATGCCTTCACTAGACTCAGGTAGACTGGATGGGCCTGAGGTTGGACTGGATTGAATAGGACTGGGCAGAGATAGTCCATTAATCCTTGCTATGTCTTGCTCTTAGGGATATGCGGCTGTCAGTCACGGGGACCTTGGCAGAGAGCATTGTGGCTCAGGCACTGGAGGGGCTGAATGCAGCCCGGGATCGGCTGGTGAGGGAGAATTGTGCACGTgcttgcacacatgtgcatgcacgcgcacacacacacacatacacagagtgaCCTGGCCACTGCCTTGCAGGGCTTCTGTAATGTCTTTTGGGGTCATAGAGCCCAGGggtatttcagaatttctttagGACCGATGGGACTATGGCTGAGGCCCAACTGCCCATCTTTGGGCTGCCTGGTATTGCAGGTGGAGAGTCTGGCTCAGCAGGCGACAGTGGCAATGCCTCTTGCCATACCAGCACTGGATGGAGGTGAGCCCAGCCCCCTTGGGCCTGGGGAACTAGAAGGTCTTTTCTTCCCTGAGGAggtgaaggaaaaggaggaggatgAAGACAAACAGAAGGTATGTGGTCCTGGAA
The DNA window shown above is from Mustela nigripes isolate SB6536 chromosome 17, MUSNIG.SB6536, whole genome shotgun sequence and carries:
- the CARMIL2 gene encoding capping protein, Arp2/3 and myosin-I linker protein 2 isoform X7, coding for MAQTPDGISCELRGEITRFLWPKEAELLLKTWLPERDGAEQGHVLALLRWRAYLLHTCLPLRVDCTFSYLEVQAMALQETPPQVTFELESLPELVLELPGVAALEQLAQHVAAAIKKVFPRSSLGKLFRRPTSPSMLARLERRSPSEDTAASSPCGGFLETYEALCDYNGFPFREEIQWDVDTIYHRQGCRNFSLCDFSHLGSRDLALSVAALSYNLWFQCLSCVDMKLSLEVSEQILHMMSQSSHLEELVLENCGLRGDFVRRLAQALAGHSSSALRELSLTGNLLDDRGMIALSRHLEHRPGALRRLCLAQTGLTPRGMRSLGRALASNVAFDTALTHLDLSGNPGALGASEDNGGLYSFLSRPNVLTFLNLAGTDTALDTLFAALARGCCASLSHLDASRNVFSRTKSRAAPAALQLFLSRAGTLRHLGLAGCKLPPDALRALLEGLALNTHTSDLHLDLSACELRSAGAQVIQDLVCDAGAVSSLDLADNGFGSDMVTLVLAIGRSRSLRHVALGRNFNVRCKETLDDVLHRIVQLVQDDDCPLQSLSVAESRLKMASSVLLRALGTNPNLMALDISGNAMGDTGAKMLAKALRVNTRLRSVVWDRNHTSALGLMDVAEALEQNRSLKAMPLPLNDMAQAHRSRPELTARAVHQIQACLLRNNRADHASSDRTSRLQPPGLVSDPSEQEVNELCQSVQEHVELLGCGAGPQGEAAVHQAEDAIQNANFSLSILPILYEAGSSPSHQWQLRQKLEGLLGQVGEVCRKDIQDFTQATLDTTRSLCPQMLQGPKWREQLEGVLVGSRGLPELLPEHLLQDAFTRLRDMRLSVTGTLAESIVAQALEGLNAARDRLVESLAQQATVAMPLAIPALDGGEPSPLGPGELEGLFFPEEVKEKEEDEDKQKDDSPPQKWPECSQGLPLVPSTHSAAEEPEPELAAPGEDAEPQAGPSARGSPSPATPGPQAGLLPRMDLPPAGQPLRHPTRARPRPRRQHHHRPPPGGPQVPPALPQEGNGLSARVDEGVEEFFSKRLIQQDRLWVPEEDPANEGGATPVPRTLRKKLGTLFAFKKPRSTRGPRPDLETSPGAAPRARKATLGDLLRPPARPGRGEESGGAEGGTSSPDPARRSRPRYTRESKAYSMILLPAEEEEEETLGTRPDKRRPLERGETELAPSFEQRVQVMLQRIGVSRGSGSAEGKRKQSKDGEIKKAGSDGLVPEPPAPPCR
- the CARMIL2 gene encoding capping protein, Arp2/3 and myosin-I linker protein 2 isoform X1; this encodes MAQTPDGISCELRGEITRFLWPKEAELLLKTWLPERDGAEQGHVLALLRWRAYLLHTCLPLRVDCTFSYLEVQAMALQETPPQVTFELESLPELVLELPGVAALEQLAQHVAAAIKKVFPRSSLGKLFRRPTSPSMLARLERRSPSEDTAASSPCGGFLETYEALCDYNGFPFREEIQWDVDTIYHRQGCRNFSLCDFSHLGSRDLALSVAALSYNLWFQCLSCVDMKLSLEVSEQILHMMSQSSHLEELVLENCGLRGDFVRRLAQALAGHSSSALRELSLTGNLLDDRGMIALSRHLEHRPGALRRLCLAQTGLTPRGMRSLGRALASNVAFDTALTHLDLSGNPGALGASEDNGGLYSFLSRPNVLTFLNLAGTDTALDTLFAALARGCCASLSHLDASRNVFSRTKSRAAPAALQLFLSRAGTLRHLGLAGCKLPPDALRALLEGLALNTHTSDLHLDLSACELRSAGAQVIQDLVCDAGAVSSLDLADNGFGSDMVTLVLAIGRSRSLRHVALGRNFNVRCKETLDDVLHRIVQLVQDDDCPLQSLSVAESRLKMASSVLLRALGTNPNLMALDISGNAMGDTGAKMLAKALRVNTRLRSVVWDRNHTSALGLMDVAEALEQNRSLKAMPLPLNDMAQAHRSRPELTARAVHQIQACLLRNNRADHASSDRTSRLQPPGLVSDPSEQEVNELCQSVQEHVELLGCGAGPQGEAAVHQAEDAIQNANFSLSILPILYEAGSSPSHQWQLRQKLEGLLGQVGEVCRKDIQDFTQATLDTTRSLCPQMLQGPKWREQLEGVLVGSRGLPELLPEHLLQDAFTRLRDMRLSVTGTLAESIVAQALEGLNAARDRLVESLAQQATVAMPLAIPALDGGEPSPLGPGELEGLFFPEEVKEKEEDEDKQKDDSPPQKWPECSQGLPLVPSTHSAAEEPEPELAAPGEDAEPQAGPSARGSPSPATPGPQAGLLPRMDLPPAGQPLRHPTRARPRPRRQHHHRPPPGGPQVPPALPQEGNGLSARVDEGVEEFFSKRLIQQDRLWVPEEDPANEGGATPVPRTLRKKLGTLFAFKKPRSTRGPRPDLETSPGAAPRARKATLGDLLRPPARPGRGEESGGAEGGTSSPDPARRSRPRYTRESKAYSMILLPAEEEEEETLGTRPDKRRPLERGETELAPSFEQRVQVMLQRIGVSRGSGSAEGKRKQSKDGEIKKAGSDGDIMDSSAEAPPISIKSRTHSVSADPSCRPSPGGQGLESTSWKTLGQQLNAELRGRGWGQQDGPGPPSPCPSPSPRRASPSPDSLGLPEDPCLGPRNEDGQLRPRPLSAGRRAVSVHEDQLQAPVGSKTLAIQLPPAKSLCLSERPLRLQRSPVLKRRPKLEAPSSPSLGSGLGAQPLPPQSTEPSSPEPNPPSPATDQRGGGPNP
- the CARMIL2 gene encoding capping protein, Arp2/3 and myosin-I linker protein 2 isoform X6 translates to MALQETPPQVTFELESLPELVLELPGVAALEQLAQHVAAAIKKVFPRSSLGKLFRRPTSPSMLARLERRSPSEDTAASSPCGGFLETYEALCDYNGFPFREEIQWDVDTIYHRQGCRNFSLCDFSHLGSRDLALSVAALSYNLWFQCLSCVDMKLSLEVSEQILHMMSQSSHLEELVLENCGLRGDFVRRLAQALAGHSSSALRELSLTGNLLDDRGMIALSRHLEHRPGALRRLCLAQTGLTPRGMRSLGRALASNVAFDTALTHLDLSGNPGALGASEDNGGLYSFLSRPNVLTFLNLAGTDTALDTLFAALARGCCASLSHLDASRNVFSRTKSRAAPAALQLFLSRAGTLRHLGLAGCKLPPDALRALLEGLALNTHTSDLHLDLSACELRSAGAQVIQDLVCDAGAVSSLDLADNGFGSDMVTLVLAIGRSRSLRHVALGRNFNVRCKETLDDVLHRIVQLVQDDDCPLQSLSVAESRLKMASSVLLRALGTNPNLMALDISGNAMGDTGAKMLAKALRVNTRLRSVVWDRNHTSALGLMDVAEALEQNRSLKAMPLPLNDMAQAHRSRPELTARAVHQIQACLLRNNRADHASSDRTSRLQPPGLVSDPSEQEVNELCQSVQEHVELLGCGAGPQGEAAVHQAEDAIQNANFSLSILPILYEAGSSPSHQWQLRQKLEGLLGQVGEVCRKDIQDFTQATLDTTRSLCPQMLQGPKWREQLEGVLVGSRGLPELLPEHLLQDAFTRLRDMRLSVTGTLAESIVAQALEGLNAARDRLVESLAQQATVAMPLAIPALDGGEPSPLGPGELEGLFFPEEVKEKEEDEDKQKDDSPPQKWPECSQGLPLVPSTHSAAEEPEPELAAPGEDAEPQAGPSARGSPSPATPGPQAGLLPRMDLPPAGQPLRHPTRARPRPRRQHHHRPPPGGPQVPPALPQEGNGLSARVDEGVEEFFSKRLIQQDRLWVPEEDPANEGGATPVPRTLRKKLGTLFAFKKPRSTRGPRPDLETSPGAAPRARKATLGDLLRPPARPGRGEESGGAEGGTSSPDPARRSRPRYTRESKAYSMILLPAEEEEEETLGTRPDKRRPLERGETELAPSFEQRVQVMLQRIGVSRGSGSAEGKRKQSKDGEIKKAGSDGDIMDSSAEAPPISIKSRTHSVSADPSCRPSPGGQGLESTSWKTLGQQLNAELRGRGWGQQDGPGPPSPCPSPSPRRASPSPDSLGLPEDPCLGPRNEDGQLRPRPLSAGRRAVSVHEDQLQAPVGSKTLAIQLPPAKSLCLSERPLRLQRSPVLKRRPKLEAPSSPSLGSGLGAQPLPPQSTEPSSPEPNPPSPATDQRGGGPNP
- the CARMIL2 gene encoding capping protein, Arp2/3 and myosin-I linker protein 2 isoform X2, translated to MAQTPDGISCELRGEITRFLWPKEAELLLKTWLPERDGAEQGHVLALLRWRAYLLHTCLPLRVDCTFSYLEVQAMALQETPPQVTFELESLPELVLELPGVAALEQLAQHVAAAIKKVFPRSSLGKLFRRPTSPSMLARLERRSPSEDTAASSPCGGFLETYEALCDYNGFPFREEIQWDVDTIYHRQGCRNFSLCDFSHLGSRDLALSVAALSYNLWFQCLSCVDMKLSLEVSEQILHMMSQSSHLEELVLENCGLRGDFVRRLAQALAGHSSSALRELSLTGNLLDDRGMIALSRHLEHRPGALRRLCLAQTGLTPRGMRSLGRALASNVAFDTALTHLDLSGNPGALGASEDNGGLYSFLSRPNVLTFLNLAGTDTALDTLFAALARGCCASLSHLDASRNVFSRTKSRAAPAALQLFLSRAGTLRHLGLAGCKLPPDALRALLEGLALNTHTSDLHLDLSACELRSAGAQVIQDLVCDAGAVSSLDLADNGFGSDMVTLVLAIGRSRSLRHVALGRNFNVRCKETLDDVLHRIVQLVQDDDCPLQSLSVAESRLKMASSVLLRALGTNPNLMALDISGNAMGDTGAKMLAKALRVNTRLRSVVWDRNHTSALGLMDVAEALEQNRSLKAMPLPLNDMAQAHRSRPELTARAVHQIQACLLRNNRADHASSDRTSRLQPPGLVSDPSEQEVNELCQSVQEHVELLGCGAGPQGEAAVHQAEDAIQNANFSLSILPILYEAGSSPSHQWQLRQKLEGLLGQVGEVCRKDIQDFTQATLDTTRSLCPQMLQGPKWREQLEGVLVGSRGLPELLPEHLLQDAFTRLRDMRLSVTGTLAESIVAQALEGLNAARDRLVESLAQQATVAMPLAIPALDGGEPSPLGPGELEGLFFPEEVKEKEEDEDKQKDDSPPQKWPECSQGLPLVPSTHSAAEEPEPELAAPGEDAEPQAGPSARGSPSPATPGPQAGLLPRMDLPPAGQPLRHPTRARPRPRRQHHHRPPPGGPQVPPALPQEGNGLSARVDEGVEEFFSKRLIQQDRLWVPEEDPANEGGATPVPRTLRKKLGTLFAFKKPRSTRGPRPDLETSPGAAPRARKATLGDLLRPPARPGRGEESGGAEGGTSSPDPARRSRPRYTRESKAYSMILLPAEEEEEETLGTRPDKRRPLERGETELAPSFEQRVQVMLQRIGVSRGSGSAEGKRKQSKDGEIKKAGSDGDIMDSSAEAPPISIKSRTHSVSADPSCRPSPGGQGLESTSWKTLGQQLNAELRGRGWGQQDGPGPPSPCPSPSPRRASPSPDSLGLPEDPCLGPRNEAGRRAVSVHEDQLQAPVGSKTLAIQLPPAKSLCLSERPLRLQRSPVLKRRPKLEAPSSPSLGSGLGAQPLPPQSTEPSSPEPNPPSPATDQRGGGPNP
- the CARMIL2 gene encoding capping protein, Arp2/3 and myosin-I linker protein 2 isoform X3 — translated: MAQTPDGISCELRGEITRFLWPKEAELLLKTWLPERDGAEQGHVLALLRWRAYLLHTCLPLRVDCTFSYLEVQAMALQETPPQVTFELESLPELVLELPGVAALEQLAQHVAAAIKKVFPRSSLGKLFRRPTSPSMLARLERRSPSEDTAASSPCGGFLETYEALCDYNGFPFREEIQWDVDTIYHRQGCRNFSLCDFSHLGSRDLALSVAALSYNLWFQCLSCVDMKLSLEVSEQILHMMSQSSHLEELVLENCGLRGDFVRRLAQALAGHSSSALRELSLTGNLLDDRGMIALSRHLEHRPGALRRLCLAQTGLTPRGMRSLGRALASNVAFDTALTHLDLSGNPGALGASEDNGGLYSFLSRPNVLTFLNLAGTDTALDTLFAALARGCCASLSHLDASRNVFSRTKSRAAPAALQLFLSRAGTLRHLGLAGCKLPPDALRALLEGLALNTHTSDLHLDLSACELRSAGAQVIQDLVCDAGAVSSLDLADNGFGSDMVTLVLAIGRSRSLRHVALGRNFNVRCKETLDDVLHRIVQLVQDDDCPLQSLSVAESRLKMASSVLLRALGTNPNLMALDISGNAMGDTGAKMLAKALRVNTRLRSVVWDRNHTSALGLMDVAEALEQNRSLKAMPLPLNDMAQAHRSRPELTARAVHQIQACLLRNNRADHASSDRTSRLQPPGLVSDPSEQEVNELCQSVQEHVELLGCGAGPQGEAAVHQAEDAIQNANFSLSILPILYEAGSSPSHQWQLRQKLEGLLGQVGEVCRKDIQDFTQATLDTTRSLCPQMLQGPKWREQLEGVLVGSRGLPELLPEHLLQDAFTRLRDMRLSVTGTLAESIVAQALEGLNAARDRLVESLAQQATVAMPLAIPALDGGEPSPLGPGELEGLFFPEEVKEKEEDEDKQKDDSPPQKWPECSQGLPLVPSTHSAAEEPEPELAAPGEDAEPQAGPSARGSPSPATPGPQAGLLPRMDLPPAGQPLRHPTRARPRPRRQHHHRPPPGGPQVPPALPQEGNGLSARVDEGVEEFFSKRLIQQDRLWVPEEDPANEGGATPVPRTLRKKLGTLFAFKKPRSTRGPRPDLETSPGAAPRARKATLGDLLRPPARPGRGEESGGAEGGTSSPDPARRSRPRYTRESKAYSMILLPAEEEEEETLGTRPDKRRPLERGETELAPSFEQRVQVMLQRIGVSRGSGSAEGKRKQSKDGEIKKAGSDGDIMDSSAEAPPISIKSRTHSVSADPSCRPSPGGQGLESTSWKTLGQQLNAELRGRGWGQQDGPGPPSPCPSPSPRRASPSPDSLGLPEDPCLGPRNEGRRAVSVHEDQLQAPVGSKTLAIQLPPAKSLCLSERPLRLQRSPVLKRRPKLEAPSSPSLGSGLGAQPLPPQSTEPSSPEPNPPSPATDQRGGGPNP
- the CARMIL2 gene encoding capping protein, Arp2/3 and myosin-I linker protein 2 isoform X5 codes for the protein MAQTPDGISCELRGEITRFLWPKEAELLLKTWLPERDGAEQGHVLALLRWRAYLLHTCLPLRVDCTFSYLEVQAMALQETPPQVTFELESLPELVLELPGVAALEQLAQHVAAAIKKVFPRSSLGKLFRRPTSPSMLARLERRSPSEDTAASSPCGGFLETYEALCDYNGFPFREEIQWDVDTIYHRQGCRNFSLCDFSHLGSRDLALSVAALSYNLWFQCLSCVDMKLSLEVSEQILHMMSQSSHLEELVLENCGLRGDFVRRLAQALAGHSSSALRELSLTGNLLDDRGMIALSRHLEHRPGALRRLCLAQTGLTPRGMRSLGRALASNVAFDTALTHLDLSGNPGALGASEDNGGLYSFLSRPNVLTFLNLAGTDTALDTLFAALARGCCASLSHLDASRNVFSRTKSRAAPAALQLFLSRAGTLRHLGLAGCKLPPDALRALLEGLALNTHTSDLHLDLSACELRSAGAQVIQDLVCDAGAVSSLDLADNGFGSDMVTLVLAIGRSRSLRHVALGRNFNVRCKETLDDVLHRIVQLVQDDDCPLQSLSVAESRLKMASSVLLRALGTNPNLMALDISGNAMGDTGAKMLAKALRVNTRLRSVVWDRNHTSALGLMDVAEALEQNRSLKAMPLPLNDMAQAHRSRPELTARAVHQIQACLLRNNRADHASSDRTSRLQPPGLVSDPSEQEVNELCQSVQEHVELLGCGAGPQGEAAVHQAEDAIQNANFSLSILPILYEAGSSPSHQWQLRQKLEGLLGQVGEVCRKDIQDFTQATLDTTRSLCPQMLQGPKWREQLEGVLVGSRGLPELLPEHLLQDAFTRLRDMRLSVTGTLAESIVAQALEGLNAARDRLVESLAQQATVAMPLAIPALDGGEPSPLGPGELEGLFFPEEVKEKEEDEDKQKDDSPPQKWPECSQGLPLVPSTHSAAEEPEPELAAPGEDAEPQAGPSARGSPSPATPGPQAGLLPRMDLPPAGQPLRHPTRARPRPRRQHHHRPPPGGPQVPPALPQEGNGLSARVDEGVEEFFSKRLIQQDRLWVPEEDPANEGGATPVPRTLRKKLGTLFAFKKPRSTRGPRPDLETSPGAAPRARKATLGDLLRPPARPGRGEESGGAEGGTSSPDPARRSRPRYTRESKAYSMILLPAEEEEEETLGTRPDKRRPLERGETELAPSFEQRVQVMLQRIGVSRGSGSAEGKRKQSKDGEIKKAGSDGDIMDSSAEAPPISIKSRTHSVSADPSCRPSPGGQGLESTSWKTLGQQLNAELRGRGWGQQDGPGPPSPCPSPSPRRASPSPDSLGLPEDPCLGPRNEERPLRLQRSPVLKRRPKLEAPSSPSLGSGLGAQPLPPQSTEPSSPEPNPPSPATDQRGGGPNP